One region of Oryza sativa Japonica Group chromosome 10, ASM3414082v1 genomic DNA includes:
- the LOC4348512 gene encoding ethanolamine-phosphate cytidylyltransferase, which yields MMMGLLAFESNQGLWNSGYYSQLFGIGGVMVTVAILWLSTGYFGGIGAPFAPYFWPYLGQLPKKKERKRPVRVYMDGCFDLMHYGHANALRQAKLLGDQLVVGVVSDEEIVANKGPPVLSMEERLTLVSGLKWVDEVIPNAPYEITEEFMNTLFNKYNIDYIIHGDDPCLLPDGTDAYALAKKVGRYKQIKRTEGVSSTDIVGRILLTFKQKEAGSMETTTDANQNTGATCDKVKSQLSNFLPTSRRIMQFSNGQAPSPGARVVYIDGAFDLFHAGHVEILRSARQLGDFLLVGVHDDQAIRDRRGYRPIMHLHERTLSVLACRYVDEVIIGAPWEVSRDMITTFNISLVVHGTVTEGSSVVGIDSYAVPKSMGIFQTITSTKPITTVSVATRIIDNHEAYKKRNLKKKASEDRYYTQKKFVSGD from the exons ATGATGATGGGTTTGCTAGCGTTTGAGAGCAACCAAGGGCTCTGGAATAGTGGATATTATTCCCAGCTGTTTGGGATTGGAGGAGTTATGGTCACTGTCGCCATTCTTTGGTTATCGACAGGCTACTTTGGAGGAATTGGTGCTCCTTTTGCCCCATATTTTTGGCCATATCTAGGACAACTTCCAAAGAAGAAGGAACGGAAAAGGCCTGTGAGAGTGTACATGGATGGATGCTTTGACCTCATGCACTATGGCCATGCAAATGCATTACGGCAGGCCAAGTTGTTGGGAGATCAACTTGTAGTGGGAGTTGTTAGTGATGAGGAGATTGTGGCGAACAAGGGTCCACCTGTGCTTTCAATGGAAGAGAG GTTGACACTTGTTAGTGGATTGAAGTGGGTGGACGAGGTCATTCCCAACGCGCCCTATGAGATCACGGAAGAATTTATGAATACCCTCTTCAATAAATATAACATTGATTACATTATACATGGAGATGATCCTTGTCTTCTACCTGATGGAACGGATGCTTATGCGTTGGCAAAGAAGGTTGGACGCTACAAGCAAATCAAACGCACTGAAGGTGTCTCAAGCACTGATATAGTCG GGAGGATACTACTGACATTCAAGCAGAAAGAGGCTGGCAGTATGGAAACTACCACAGATGCAAATCAGAACACTGGAGCAACATGTGATAAAGTGAAAAGTCAGCTATCCAATTTTCTTCCAACATCTCGCCGGATAATGCAGTTTTCAAATGGACAG GCTCCTTCGCCAGGTGCTCGCGTTGTGTATATAGATGGTGCTTTTGACCTTTTTCATGCCGGCCATGTTGAG ATCCTCAGAAGTGCTAGGCAACTTGGTGACTTCCTTCTTGTTGGTGTCCATGATGACCAGGCAATCAG GGATAGAAGAGGGTATCGTCCTATCATGCACCTCCATGAGCGTACTCTCAGTGTACTTGCATGTCGCTATGTTGATGAAGTTATAATAGGTGCCCCATGGGAGGTTTCAAGGGATATG ATTACCACATTTAACATTTCATTGGTTGTGCATGGGACAGTAACCGAGGGTAGTTCTGTG GTCGGTATTGATTCATACGCTGTTCCAAAGAGCATGGGTATCTTCCAAACAATCACAAGCACCAAACCTATAACAACAGTTTCAGTGGCTACCAGAATAATCGATAACCATGAAGCTTACAAG AAAAGGAACTTGAAAAAGAAGGCAAGCGAAGATAGATACTACACACAAAAGAAATTTGTCTCTGGAGATTAA